One part of the Nitrospira sp. genome encodes these proteins:
- a CDS encoding glycogen/starch/alpha-glucan phosphorylase: MSAMDDRLNELRRQYGCGPVQFYGTDTALYERHLVFDDVIDPKEATPREQFEAVARSIRDVISQRWLLTEETYKQKNPKRVYYLSMEFLLGRSLVNNAINARLAEISIEIMKNKGHVDPTLIEMEPDAGLGNGGLGRLAACFLDSMATRELPGMGYGLRYEYGIFKQTIKDGWQFEQPDNWLRRPDPWEVARLEEAVEVNLNCSFELRAGELYPIIGRPSILLGIPFDRPVIGYGGKTINTLRLWAAAAPDYFDFQQFSRGDFVGALTETLASESLTRVLYPDDSTSQGQGLRFLQEYFLVACSLADLVRRFRRMNNDWLALPKQVAIQLNDTHPAMAVPELMRILLDEAHLGWEQAWDLTTQSLAYTNHTLLPEALEKWPLRWFEMLFPRLAEIIGEVNRRFLDSVRTRFSGDQPRVERVSLIEEGTDRKVRMAHLAIVGSHSTNGVSAIHSELLRRRVVKDLAEIFPKRFNNKTNGVTPRRWLLLCNPGLAQVITDAIGNGWITDFSQLARLKPFATDKTFQEAFRKAKREAKTRFVDWLNATTGEVVDPDTMFDSHIKRIHEYKRQLLNALHIVVLYNRLRENPNLEFAPQTFFFAGKAAPAYTLAKLIIKFINNLSGTIKGDPTVAGRLRVLFVPDYCVSIAERLIPASDVSEQISTAGYEASGTSNMKFMMNGALTIGTRDGATIEMAEEAGEANFFLFGLTAEEIVNSRGWYSPYWHYEQEPETRRALDLICSDHFSRNEPGVFAPIREALLTQGDYYMHLADLKSYSEAQERLGRLYADQERWTNKAILNVAGSGKFSSDRTIAEYAREIWEVTSCPVS, encoded by the coding sequence ATGAGCGCCATGGACGATCGTCTGAACGAACTTCGCCGACAATATGGATGCGGGCCAGTCCAGTTCTACGGGACGGATACTGCCCTCTACGAACGGCATCTTGTGTTCGACGACGTGATCGATCCCAAGGAGGCCACGCCACGCGAGCAGTTTGAGGCAGTGGCACGGTCGATCCGGGACGTCATTTCGCAGCGCTGGCTCCTGACGGAGGAGACGTACAAGCAAAAGAATCCGAAACGGGTGTACTACCTCTCGATGGAGTTCCTCCTGGGACGCTCGCTTGTCAACAATGCCATCAATGCGCGACTGGCCGAGATCTCGATCGAAATCATGAAGAACAAGGGCCATGTCGACCCAACCCTGATCGAGATGGAGCCGGACGCCGGGCTCGGAAACGGCGGCCTTGGACGTTTGGCCGCTTGCTTCCTGGACTCCATGGCGACACGTGAGCTGCCGGGCATGGGGTACGGTCTGCGCTACGAATACGGCATATTCAAGCAAACGATCAAAGACGGCTGGCAATTCGAGCAGCCCGACAACTGGTTGCGGCGTCCGGACCCCTGGGAGGTGGCGCGACTCGAGGAAGCCGTTGAAGTGAACTTGAACTGTTCGTTCGAGCTCCGTGCGGGCGAACTGTATCCCATCATCGGCCGGCCGTCGATTCTGCTCGGCATCCCGTTCGACCGGCCAGTGATCGGTTACGGAGGGAAGACCATCAATACGCTTCGTCTCTGGGCCGCAGCCGCGCCGGACTACTTTGATTTTCAACAGTTCAGTCGCGGTGACTTCGTGGGGGCGCTGACGGAAACGTTGGCATCGGAATCCCTCACACGGGTCCTGTACCCTGACGACTCCACGAGCCAGGGACAGGGACTGCGGTTCCTGCAGGAGTATTTTCTCGTCGCCTGCTCGTTGGCCGATCTGGTTCGCCGCTTCCGGCGAATGAACAACGACTGGCTTGCCCTGCCCAAACAGGTCGCCATTCAACTGAACGATACACACCCGGCGATGGCCGTGCCCGAGCTCATGCGGATCTTGCTCGATGAGGCGCACCTTGGTTGGGAGCAAGCCTGGGACCTGACCACGCAGTCACTGGCCTACACGAACCATACCCTGTTACCGGAAGCGTTGGAGAAATGGCCGCTCAGATGGTTTGAAATGTTGTTCCCCCGGCTGGCGGAGATCATTGGCGAGGTCAACCGACGCTTCCTCGACTCGGTGCGGACCCGGTTCTCTGGCGACCAGCCACGCGTGGAGCGTGTCAGTCTCATTGAAGAGGGCACAGATCGGAAGGTCCGCATGGCTCATCTTGCCATCGTCGGCTCGCACAGCACCAACGGGGTCTCGGCCATTCACTCCGAGCTCTTGCGCAGGCGTGTGGTGAAGGACCTTGCCGAGATATTTCCGAAACGTTTCAACAACAAGACCAACGGCGTCACGCCACGGCGCTGGCTGCTGCTCTGCAACCCTGGATTGGCACAGGTGATCACCGACGCGATCGGGAATGGCTGGATCACCGACTTCAGTCAATTGGCCAGGTTGAAACCATTCGCCACGGACAAGACCTTTCAGGAGGCCTTTCGCAAGGCCAAACGGGAGGCCAAGACGCGGTTCGTGGATTGGCTGAACGCGACGACCGGTGAGGTGGTGGATCCGGACACCATGTTCGACAGCCACATCAAGCGCATCCACGAATACAAGCGGCAACTGCTCAATGCCTTGCACATTGTGGTGTTGTACAATCGTCTGCGCGAGAATCCGAACCTTGAGTTCGCCCCGCAGACGTTCTTCTTCGCCGGCAAGGCGGCACCGGCCTATACGTTGGCCAAGCTCATCATCAAGTTCATCAATAACCTCTCCGGCACAATCAAGGGAGATCCTACCGTGGCCGGACGTCTGAGAGTCCTGTTCGTGCCGGACTATTGCGTTTCGATAGCCGAACGCCTCATTCCGGCCAGCGACGTGTCCGAGCAAATCTCAACGGCCGGGTATGAAGCCAGCGGGACCAGTAACATGAAGTTCATGATGAACGGCGCGCTGACGATCGGCACACGCGACGGCGCGACGATCGAGATGGCGGAGGAAGCTGGGGAAGCGAATTTCTTCCTGTTTGGCCTCACGGCCGAAGAGATCGTCAACAGTCGCGGTTGGTACAGCCCATACTGGCACTATGAGCAGGAACCGGAAACGCGCCGGGCGCTGGACCTGATCTGTTCAGACCACTTCAGTCGGAACGAGCCAGGCGTCTTCGCTCCCATTCGTGAGGCGCTGCTGACGCAGGGCGACTATTACATGCATCTGGCGGATCTGAAATCGTACAGCGAGGCGCAAGAGAGGTTGGGACGGCTCTATGCCGACCAGGAGCGCTGGACGAACAAGGCGATCCTGAATGTGGCCGGATCCGGCAAGTTCTCCAGCGACCGGACCATCGCCGAATATGCACGGGAGATCTGGGAGGTCACGTCATGTCCGGTCTCCTAG